One window of the Klebsiella sp. WP3-W18-ESBL-02 genome contains the following:
- a CDS encoding pyruvate, water dikinase regulatory protein — protein MDNAVDRQVFYISDGTAITAEVLGHAVMSQFPVAINSITLPFIESESRARAVKEQIDAIYQQTGVRPLVFYSIVIPEIRDIILQCEGFCQDIVQALVAPLQEELQLDPTPIAHRTHGLTPGNLTKYDARIAAIDYTLAHDDGISLRNLDQAQVILLGVSRCGKTPTSLYLAMQFGIRAANYPFIADDMDNLVLPASLKPLQHKLFGLTINPERLAAIREERRENSRYASMRQCRMEVAEVEALYRRNQIPWINSTNYSVEEIATKIMDIMGLSRRMY, from the coding sequence ATGGATAACGCAGTCGACAGGCAGGTATTTTATATTTCCGACGGTACCGCGATCACCGCCGAAGTGCTCGGTCATGCGGTGATGTCACAGTTCCCGGTGGCGATCAACAGCATTACCCTGCCCTTTATCGAAAGCGAAAGCCGCGCACGGGCGGTGAAGGAACAGATAGACGCCATCTATCAGCAAACGGGCGTGCGCCCGTTAGTGTTCTATTCGATCGTTATTCCTGAAATTCGTGACATTATTCTGCAATGTGAAGGGTTTTGTCAGGATATCGTGCAGGCGCTGGTGGCCCCGCTTCAGGAGGAACTCCAGCTTGATCCTACGCCGATTGCCCATCGAACCCACGGCCTCACCCCCGGTAATCTGACCAAGTACGATGCGCGTATTGCCGCCATTGACTACACGCTGGCGCACGATGACGGCATCTCATTACGCAACCTCGATCAGGCGCAGGTCATTTTGCTTGGCGTCTCGCGCTGCGGCAAAACACCGACCAGCCTTTATCTGGCGATGCAGTTTGGTATTCGCGCCGCCAACTATCCGTTTATTGCCGATGACATGGACAACCTCGTCCTGCCCGCCTCGTTAAAGCCGCTACAGCATAAACTGTTTGGTCTGACCATTAACCCTGAACGGCTGGCGGCAATCCGTGAAGAGCGCCGTGAGAACAGTCGCTATGCGTCAATGCGCCAGTGCCGGATGGAGGTCGCTGAGGTTGAGGCACTGTATCGTCGTAATCAGATCCCCTGGATCAACAGCACCAATTACTCGGTCGAAGAAATTGCTACCAAAATCATGGACATCATGGGATTAAGCCGCAGAATGTACTAA
- the btuC gene encoding vitamin B12 ABC transporter permease BtuC: MQVYVHQQQRRNRRWLVGLSLALLCMLAISLCAGERWIPPGEWLTAKGQLFIWQIRLPRTAAVLLVGAALALSGAVMQALFENPLAEPGLLGVSNGAGVGLIAAIMLGQGNLPGWAPGLAAIAGALVITAILMRFARRYLSTSRLLLAGVALGIICSAIMTWAVYFSTSFDLRQLMYWMMGGFGGVDWQQVWLMIALLPVIIWVCLQSQPLNLLALGETSARQLGVPIAFWRKLLVMATGWLVGVSVALAGAIGFIGLVVPHMLRLCGLTDHRVLLPASALAGACTLLFADIVARLALSAAELPIGVVTATLGAPVFIWLLLRSGRYA, from the coding sequence ATGCAGGTTTACGTACATCAACAGCAGCGGCGCAACCGCCGCTGGCTTGTCGGGCTGTCTCTGGCGCTACTGTGTATGCTGGCGATCAGCCTTTGCGCGGGTGAGCGCTGGATCCCGCCCGGCGAATGGCTGACCGCAAAAGGCCAGCTGTTTATCTGGCAGATTCGCCTGCCGCGAACCGCCGCCGTACTGTTGGTGGGTGCCGCGCTGGCCCTTTCCGGCGCGGTGATGCAGGCGTTGTTTGAAAACCCGCTCGCCGAGCCGGGGCTGCTGGGCGTCTCTAACGGCGCGGGCGTCGGACTTATCGCGGCGATTATGCTCGGCCAGGGCAACCTGCCGGGATGGGCTCCCGGGCTTGCGGCCATTGCCGGTGCGCTGGTGATTACCGCGATTCTGATGCGCTTCGCGCGTCGTTACCTGTCGACCAGCCGGCTGTTGCTGGCCGGAGTGGCGCTAGGGATTATCTGCAGCGCCATCATGACGTGGGCCGTCTATTTCTCGACCTCGTTCGATCTGCGTCAATTAATGTATTGGATGATGGGCGGTTTTGGCGGCGTGGACTGGCAGCAGGTGTGGCTGATGATTGCACTATTGCCGGTGATTATCTGGGTCTGCCTGCAATCACAGCCTCTGAATCTGCTGGCGCTGGGGGAAACGTCTGCCCGCCAGCTGGGCGTGCCTATCGCATTCTGGCGCAAGCTGCTGGTGATGGCGACCGGCTGGCTGGTCGGCGTGAGCGTCGCGCTGGCTGGGGCGATTGGGTTTATCGGTCTGGTGGTGCCGCACATGCTGCGCCTGTGCGGTCTGACCGATCACCGGGTGCTGCTGCCTGCCAGCGCGCTGGCGGGAGCCTGTACGCTGCTGTTTGCCGACATTGTCGCGCGACTGGCGCTGTCGGCGGCGGAACTGCCAATTGGCGTGGTGACGGCGACGCTCGGCGCGCCGGTGTTTATCTGGCTGCTGCTCAGGTCAGGACGCTACGCGTGA
- a CDS encoding C40 family peptidase, whose product MRFWALFLVAFILAGCSSHRAPPPNPRLADSITVIASLNDQLQNWHGTPYRYGGMNRRGVDCSAFVLVTFRDKFEMQLPRETRQQAKIGTEIDKDDLLPGDLVFFKTGAGESGLHVGIYDTDNKFIHASTSQGVTRSSLNNVYWQKNFWQARRI is encoded by the coding sequence ATGCGTTTCTGGGCTCTTTTTCTCGTCGCATTCATTTTAGCAGGGTGCAGTAGCCATCGTGCACCGCCGCCGAATCCCCGGCTTGCGGATTCGATCACCGTGATTGCCAGCTTAAACGATCAGCTGCAAAACTGGCACGGTACGCCATATCGCTATGGCGGAATGAATCGTCGCGGCGTTGATTGTTCTGCGTTTGTGCTGGTGACGTTCCGTGATAAATTCGAAATGCAGCTACCGCGCGAAACGCGACAGCAGGCGAAAATTGGCACCGAAATAGACAAAGACGATCTGCTGCCCGGCGATCTGGTGTTCTTCAAGACTGGAGCAGGTGAGAGCGGGCTTCATGTCGGTATCTATGACACCGATAACAAATTTATCCATGCCTCTACCAGCCAGGGCGTGACGCGATCGTCGCTTAACAACGTCTACTGGCAGAAAAACTTCTGGCAGGCCAGGCGAATTTAA
- the ppsA gene encoding phosphoenolpyruvate synthase, with protein MSNNGSSPLVLWYNQLGMNDVDRVGGKNASLGEMITNLSGMGVSVPNGFATTADAFNQFLDQSGVNQQIYQLLDNTDIDDVTALAKAGAQIRQWIIDTPFQSELEEAIHEAYNQLAADNANASFAVRSSATAEDMPDASFAGQQETFLNVQGYDAVLVAVKHVFASLFNDRAISYRVHQGYDHRGVALSAGVQLMVRSDLASSGVMFSIDTESGFDQVVFITSAWGLGEMVVQGAVNPDEFYVHKPTLAAGRPAIVRRTMGSKKIRMVYAPTQEHGKQVRIEDVPQQQSDIFSLTNDEVQELAKQAVQIEKHYGRPMDIEWAKDGHTGKLFIVQARPETVRSRGQVMERYTLHSQGRIVSEGRAIGHRIGAGPVKVIQDISEMNRIQPGDVLVTDMTDPDWEPIMKKAAAIVTNRGGRTCHAAIIARELGIPAVVGCGDATERMKDDEKVTVSCAEGDTGYVYADLLDFSVKSSSVDTMPDLPLKVMMNVGNPDRAFDFACLPNEGVGLARLEFIINRMIGVHPRALLEFDDQEPKLQNEIRELMKGFDSPKEFYVGRLTEGIATLGAAFYPKRVIVRLSDFKSNEYANLVGGERYEPEEENPMLGFRGAGRYVSESFRDCFALECDAVKRVRNEMGLTNVEIMVPFVRTVEQAKAVVDELARQGLKRGENGLKIIMMCEIPSNALLAEQFLEHFDGFSIGSNDMTQLALGLDRDSGVVSALFDERNDAVKALLSMAIRAAKKQGKYVGICGQGPSDHEDFAAWLMEEGIDSLSLNPDTVVQTWLSLAELKK; from the coding sequence ATGTCCAACAATGGCTCGTCACCGCTGGTGCTTTGGTACAACCAACTCGGCATGAATGATGTAGACAGAGTTGGAGGCAAAAATGCCTCCTTGGGTGAAATGATTACTAATTTGTCCGGAATGGGCGTATCCGTGCCCAACGGATTTGCCACCACTGCCGATGCGTTTAATCAGTTTCTCGACCAGAGCGGCGTGAACCAGCAGATTTATCAACTGCTGGATAACACCGATATTGACGACGTTACCGCTCTGGCGAAAGCCGGCGCGCAGATCCGCCAGTGGATCATCGACACTCCTTTCCAGAGCGAACTGGAAGAGGCTATTCACGAAGCCTATAACCAACTGGCCGCCGATAACGCCAACGCCTCCTTCGCCGTGCGTTCCTCCGCCACGGCGGAAGATATGCCGGACGCCTCGTTTGCTGGCCAGCAGGAAACCTTCCTGAACGTGCAGGGCTACGATGCTGTACTCGTGGCGGTGAAACATGTGTTTGCGTCACTGTTTAATGACCGCGCGATCTCATACCGCGTTCACCAGGGCTATGACCACCGGGGCGTTGCGCTTTCTGCAGGCGTGCAGCTGATGGTCCGCTCCGATCTGGCGTCTTCCGGCGTGATGTTCTCGATTGATACCGAATCTGGCTTCGACCAGGTGGTGTTTATCACCTCCGCGTGGGGGCTGGGTGAAATGGTGGTGCAGGGCGCGGTGAACCCGGATGAGTTCTACGTGCACAAGCCGACGCTGGCCGCGGGTCGCCCGGCGATTGTACGTCGTACCATGGGGTCGAAAAAGATCCGTATGGTCTACGCACCTACGCAGGAGCATGGCAAGCAGGTGCGTATTGAAGACGTGCCGCAGCAGCAAAGCGATATTTTCTCGCTGACCAACGATGAAGTGCAGGAGCTGGCGAAGCAGGCTGTACAGATCGAAAAACACTACGGCCGTCCAATGGACATCGAGTGGGCGAAAGACGGCCACACCGGCAAGCTGTTTATCGTTCAGGCGCGTCCTGAGACCGTTCGCTCTCGCGGGCAGGTGATGGAGCGTTACACGCTGCACTCGCAGGGGCGCATCGTTTCTGAAGGGCGTGCTATCGGCCACCGCATCGGAGCGGGCCCGGTAAAAGTTATTCAGGACATCAGTGAAATGAACCGCATTCAGCCGGGCGATGTGCTGGTGACCGACATGACCGACCCGGATTGGGAGCCGATCATGAAAAAAGCGGCGGCGATCGTCACCAACCGCGGCGGGCGTACCTGCCACGCGGCGATTATCGCCCGTGAGCTGGGGATCCCGGCGGTGGTTGGCTGCGGCGATGCCACCGAGCGTATGAAGGATGACGAAAAGGTCACCGTTTCCTGTGCCGAAGGCGACACCGGATACGTCTACGCCGATCTGTTGGACTTCAGCGTGAAAAGCTCCAGCGTGGACACCATGCCGGACCTGCCGTTGAAGGTGATGATGAACGTCGGTAACCCGGATCGCGCGTTTGACTTTGCCTGCCTGCCGAACGAAGGCGTGGGGCTGGCGCGTCTGGAGTTCATCATTAACCGCATGATTGGCGTGCACCCGCGTGCGCTGCTGGAGTTTGATGACCAGGAGCCGAAGCTGCAAAACGAAATCCGCGAGCTGATGAAAGGCTTCGACTCGCCGAAAGAGTTCTACGTCGGCCGTCTGACGGAAGGGATCGCGACGCTGGGCGCGGCATTCTATCCGAAGCGCGTTATCGTGCGTCTGTCTGACTTTAAGTCGAACGAATACGCTAACCTGGTCGGTGGCGAGCGCTACGAACCGGAAGAGGAAAACCCGATGCTGGGCTTCCGCGGTGCCGGTCGCTACGTGTCGGAAAGCTTCCGCGACTGTTTCGCACTGGAGTGCGATGCGGTGAAACGCGTGCGTAACGAAATGGGCCTGACCAACGTTGAAATCATGGTGCCGTTCGTACGTACCGTAGAGCAGGCGAAAGCGGTGGTTGATGAACTGGCGCGTCAAGGGCTTAAGCGCGGTGAAAACGGGCTGAAGATCATTATGATGTGTGAGATTCCGTCCAACGCCCTGCTGGCCGAACAGTTCCTTGAGCACTTCGATGGCTTCTCTATCGGTTCAAACGATATGACGCAGCTGGCGCTGGGCCTGGACCGTGACTCCGGCGTTGTGTCTGCGCTGTTCGACGAACGCAATGACGCGGTGAAAGCGCTGCTGTCGATGGCGATCCGCGCGGCGAAGAAACAGGGCAAATACGTAGGTATCTGCGGCCAGGGGCCGTCTGACCACGAAGACTTCGCCGCCTGGCTGATGGAAGAAGGGATCGACAGCCTGTCGTTAAACCCGGATACCGTCGTGCAAACCTGGCTGAGCCTGGCTGAACTGAAAAAATAA
- the ihfA gene encoding integration host factor subunit alpha, which translates to MALTKAEMSEYLFDKLGLSKRDAKELVELFFEEIRRALENGEQVKLSGFGNFDLRDKNQRPGRNPKTGEDIPITARRVVTFRPGQKLKSRVENATPKEE; encoded by the coding sequence ATGGCGCTTACAAAAGCTGAAATGTCAGAATATCTGTTTGATAAGCTTGGGCTTAGCAAGCGGGATGCCAAAGAACTGGTGGAGCTGTTTTTTGAAGAGATCCGTCGTGCTCTGGAAAACGGTGAACAGGTTAAGCTGTCCGGTTTTGGCAACTTTGATCTGCGTGACAAAAATCAACGCCCGGGACGTAACCCAAAAACGGGTGAAGATATTCCCATTACAGCCCGGCGTGTGGTGACCTTCAGACCAGGACAGAAGTTAAAAAGCCGGGTCGAAAACGCAACACCCAAAGAAGAGTAA
- a CDS encoding EAL domain-containing protein, translated as MMVSLDNTYCSQLFFLPARNSDGQLVGLKIVSQFSGIDNDIRIPTGLVLPRLTPQQEITLFEEKLALLNNCQLFFLQHNLKAWITIPPGLVDVLLADAELAASAQRFPFLELAVSESFPGLNQIDDQHPLAQLSLYFPLVLSDFGSGDASTRAVFSGLFSRVVLDRNFVQRQARSASFEPFMRAIVTQIQPYCQGIMISGVDDGNTRQRVASYGFSGMLGSLWPVVAESSLITLVQQ; from the coding sequence ATGATGGTATCGCTGGATAATACGTATTGTTCTCAATTGTTTTTCCTACCCGCGAGAAATAGCGACGGGCAGCTTGTCGGTCTGAAAATTGTCAGCCAGTTTAGCGGTATTGATAACGACATCCGCATTCCCACCGGCCTGGTGCTGCCGCGCCTGACGCCGCAGCAAGAAATCACTCTCTTCGAGGAAAAGCTGGCGCTGCTGAACAACTGCCAGCTGTTCTTTCTTCAGCACAATCTCAAAGCCTGGATAACGATCCCCCCTGGCCTCGTAGACGTGCTGCTGGCCGATGCTGAACTGGCCGCCAGCGCTCAGCGTTTTCCGTTTCTCGAATTAGCCGTCAGTGAAAGTTTCCCAGGGCTGAATCAAATAGACGATCAGCATCCGCTGGCGCAGCTGAGCCTGTACTTTCCATTGGTCTTAAGCGACTTTGGGTCCGGTGATGCCTCTACCCGGGCGGTGTTTAGCGGGCTGTTCAGCCGTGTCGTACTCGACCGCAACTTTGTACAGCGGCAGGCGAGATCGGCGTCATTTGAGCCGTTTATGCGCGCTATCGTGACGCAGATCCAGCCTTACTGTCAGGGAATCATGATTTCCGGCGTCGATGACGGCAATACGCGTCAGCGCGTCGCGTCCTATGGCTTTAGCGGTATGCTCGGCAGCTTGTGGCCTGTCGTTGCCGAATCCTCCCTCATCACCCTCGTTCAACAATAA
- a CDS encoding glutathione peroxidase, which produces MQTTILNTPVTTIDGENTTLERYQGKVLLIVNVASKCGLTPQYEQLEALQTSLQDEGFTVLGFPCNQFLGQEPGSEEDIKIFCSTTYGVTFPLFSKIEVNGATRHPLYSLLTRLAPVAIAPQGSGFYERMASKGRAPAHPGDILWNFEKFLIGRDGRVIDRFSPDMTPDDPILTAAIKQAIAEL; this is translated from the coding sequence ATGCAAACCACGATTCTGAACACCCCCGTGACCACCATTGACGGCGAGAACACGACCCTGGAACGCTATCAGGGCAAGGTCCTGCTGATTGTTAACGTGGCGTCGAAGTGCGGCCTGACGCCGCAGTACGAACAGCTGGAGGCGCTGCAAACGTCATTGCAGGATGAAGGCTTCACCGTGCTGGGCTTTCCCTGTAATCAGTTCCTGGGCCAGGAACCGGGCAGCGAGGAAGACATTAAAATCTTCTGCAGCACGACTTACGGCGTAACTTTCCCGCTGTTCAGTAAAATTGAAGTGAACGGTGCAACGCGTCATCCGCTGTACAGTTTGTTGACGCGCCTGGCGCCGGTTGCCATTGCACCGCAGGGGAGCGGCTTTTATGAGCGAATGGCGAGCAAAGGACGTGCGCCCGCGCATCCTGGTGACATCCTGTGGAACTTTGAGAAGTTCCTGATTGGCCGTGACGGACGCGTTATCGATCGTTTCTCCCCGGATATGACGCCGGACGATCCGATTCTGACGGCGGCAATTAAGCAGGCTATCGCCGAGCTATGA
- the aroH gene encoding 3-deoxy-7-phosphoheptulonate synthase AroH, with protein MNKTDELRTARIESLITPAELAQRHPVSPEVAAHVTASRQRIEKILNGEDRRLLAIVGPCSIHDLDAAMDYARRLQVLREKHQGELEIVMRTYFEKPRTVVGWKGLISDPDLNGSYRVNHGIELARKLLLQVNTLGVPTATEFLDMVTGQFIADLISWGAIGARTTESQIHREMASALSCPVGFKNGTDGNTRIAVDAIRAARASHMFLSPDKNGQMTIYQTSGNPYGHIIMRGGKKPNYHADDIAVACDTLHQFDLPEHLVVDFSHGNCQKQHRRQLEVCDDICQQIRNGSSAIAGIMAESFLREGTQKIVADQPLTYGQSITDPCLSWEDTELLLEKLAAAVATRL; from the coding sequence ATGAATAAGACCGATGAATTGCGTACCGCTCGAATTGAGAGCCTGATTACGCCTGCTGAACTTGCTCAGCGACACCCCGTATCACCTGAAGTTGCGGCTCACGTCACCGCATCACGCCAGCGTATTGAAAAAATTCTCAACGGTGAAGATCGTCGTCTGTTGGCGATCGTCGGCCCCTGCTCAATTCACGATCTGGATGCGGCAATGGACTACGCCCGCCGTCTTCAGGTTCTGCGTGAAAAGCACCAGGGTGAGCTGGAAATTGTGATGCGCACGTATTTTGAAAAACCGCGCACCGTGGTGGGCTGGAAAGGGTTGATTTCCGACCCGGATCTCAACGGCAGTTACCGCGTAAACCACGGCATTGAGCTGGCACGTAAACTGCTGCTCCAGGTGAATACCCTCGGCGTGCCAACGGCAACCGAGTTTCTCGATATGGTTACCGGCCAGTTTATTGCTGACCTGATCAGCTGGGGCGCCATTGGCGCGCGCACCACCGAAAGCCAGATTCACCGGGAAATGGCCTCAGCGCTCTCCTGCCCGGTCGGTTTTAAAAACGGTACCGACGGTAACACCCGCATTGCCGTCGATGCCATCCGTGCCGCCCGCGCCAGCCATATGTTCCTGTCGCCGGATAAAAACGGCCAGATGACTATCTACCAGACCAGCGGGAATCCGTATGGTCATATCATTATGCGTGGGGGTAAAAAGCCAAACTACCATGCCGATGATATTGCCGTCGCCTGCGACACGCTGCATCAGTTCGATCTACCGGAGCATCTGGTGGTCGACTTTAGCCACGGTAACTGCCAGAAGCAGCATCGTCGCCAGCTGGAAGTGTGTGACGATATTTGTCAGCAGATCCGCAACGGTTCGTCGGCTATTGCCGGCATCATGGCGGAAAGCTTCCTGCGTGAAGGGACGCAAAAAATTGTTGCCGACCAGCCCCTCACCTACGGCCAGTCGATTACCGATCCGTGCCTGAGCTGGGAAGATACGGAACTGCTGCTGGAAAAACTGGCCGCAGCGGTCGCGACTCGCCTGTAA
- the selO gene encoding protein adenylyltransferase SelO — protein sequence MNLSFNTRWRDELPDFYTALRPTPLHNARVIWHNAPLAQELEIPESLFTPAQGAGVWGGEALLPGMSPLAQVYSGHQFGAWAGQLGDGRGILLGEQQLSNGRTVDWHLKGAGLTPYSRMGDGRAVLRSTIRESLASEALHYLGIPGTRALTIVTSDTPVYRETVESGAMLMRIAESHIRFGHFEHFYYRHDIDSVRTLADFAIRHYWPHLQHEADGYALWFQDIVARTARMIARWQTVGFAHGVMNTDNMSILGLTLDYGPFGFLDDYQPAFICNHSDHQGRYRFDNQPAVGLWNLQCLAQALSPLIAVDTLNAALDDYQTVLFREYGQRMRRKLGLFSEENGDNDLLNGLYALMEREGSDYSRTFRLLSETEQHNGASPLRDEFIDRAAFDTWFTQYRARLQQEQVDDAQRQQAMKQANPAIVLRNWLAQRAIEQAEKGDYQELHRLHDALRDPWCDRDDEYSRRPPDWGKRLEVSCSS from the coding sequence ATGAACCTGTCATTTAACACCCGCTGGCGCGACGAGCTGCCAGATTTTTACACAGCGCTACGGCCCACGCCGCTGCATAACGCTCGCGTTATCTGGCACAACGCACCGTTGGCGCAAGAGCTTGAGATACCGGAATCACTCTTTACCCCTGCACAGGGCGCTGGCGTCTGGGGCGGTGAAGCGCTGCTGCCGGGCATGTCGCCGTTGGCCCAGGTCTACAGCGGTCATCAGTTTGGCGCATGGGCCGGTCAACTGGGTGACGGGCGGGGTATTTTGCTTGGTGAACAGCAGCTGTCGAATGGCCGCACGGTTGACTGGCACCTCAAGGGCGCAGGGCTGACGCCGTATTCACGTATGGGCGACGGCCGCGCGGTGTTACGCTCAACTATCCGCGAAAGTCTGGCTTCTGAGGCGCTGCATTATCTGGGTATTCCCGGTACTCGCGCGCTGACGATAGTCACCAGCGATACGCCGGTGTACCGTGAAACGGTCGAGTCCGGTGCGATGCTGATGCGCATTGCCGAAAGCCATATTCGTTTCGGGCATTTCGAGCATTTCTACTATCGCCACGATATCGACAGTGTGCGTACGCTGGCAGACTTCGCCATCCGCCATTACTGGCCGCACTTGCAGCATGAGGCCGACGGCTACGCACTGTGGTTCCAGGATATTGTCGCCCGCACCGCGCGGATGATTGCCCGTTGGCAAACGGTCGGCTTTGCCCATGGGGTGATGAATACGGACAACATGTCGATTCTGGGGCTGACGCTGGACTATGGTCCGTTCGGTTTCCTCGATGACTATCAGCCCGCCTTTATCTGTAACCATTCCGATCATCAGGGCCGCTACCGCTTCGATAACCAGCCCGCCGTAGGGCTGTGGAACCTTCAGTGCCTGGCGCAGGCGCTGTCTCCGCTGATTGCGGTCGATACGCTTAATGCGGCGCTCGACGACTATCAGACGGTGCTCTTCCGCGAGTACGGTCAGCGAATGCGCCGTAAACTGGGGCTGTTTAGCGAAGAAAATGGCGACAACGATCTGCTGAATGGATTGTATGCGCTGATGGAGCGCGAGGGCAGCGACTACAGCCGAACCTTCCGTCTGCTTAGCGAAACTGAGCAGCATAACGGCGCCTCGCCGCTGCGCGATGAGTTTATCGATCGTGCGGCGTTTGACACCTGGTTTACGCAGTATCGCGCGCGCTTACAGCAAGAGCAGGTTGATGATGCGCAGCGTCAGCAGGCGATGAAGCAGGCCAATCCTGCCATTGTGCTGCGAAACTGGCTGGCCCAGCGGGCGATTGAGCAGGCGGAGAAGGGGGACTATCAGGAACTGCATCGCCTGCACGATGCGCTTCGCGATCCGTGGTGCGATCGTGACGACGAATACAGCCGTCGTCCGCCGGACTGGGGCAAACGACTGGAAGTCAGCTGTTCAAGCTAA
- the hemP gene encoding hemin uptake protein HemP, protein MDTCATQEPQKDHTPHPLPNDRRVDSKTLLGQEGRLIIEHGEQRYLLRQTQAGKLILTK, encoded by the coding sequence ATGGATACGTGCGCAACGCAGGAACCGCAAAAGGATCATACTCCTCATCCCCTACCCAACGACCGCCGGGTCGACAGTAAAACGCTGCTGGGCCAGGAAGGCAGGTTAATCATTGAACACGGTGAGCAGCGCTATCTGCTGCGTCAAACTCAGGCAGGAAAACTGATACTGACGAAATAG
- the btuD gene encoding vitamin B12 ABC transporter ATP-binding protein BtuD, translating to MTTLMQLQHVGEGVRLQDFSADVARGEIVHLVGPNGAGKSTLLARMAGLHRGKGEITLNAQPLEAWPAPELARHRAYLSQHQTPPFAMPVWQFLMLHQQGGQHSPLAVHITDALGLKNKLARNVNQLSGGEWQRVRLAAVMLQIHPAANPDGQLLLLDEPMNSLDVSQQAALNKMLDELRAAGVAIVMSSHDLNYTLRHADRVWLLCQGRCIARGETENVMQPKNLAAAYNMHFQRLDIAGHQMLIYDEVGEN from the coding sequence ATGACCACGTTGATGCAGCTTCAACACGTCGGCGAAGGTGTCCGTCTTCAGGACTTCAGCGCCGACGTGGCGCGCGGGGAAATCGTGCATCTGGTCGGGCCGAATGGCGCCGGGAAAAGCACGTTGCTGGCCAGAATGGCCGGTCTGCACCGCGGTAAGGGCGAGATTACGTTGAACGCGCAGCCGCTGGAGGCATGGCCTGCTCCCGAGCTTGCGCGCCACCGAGCCTATCTCTCCCAGCACCAGACGCCGCCTTTTGCCATGCCCGTCTGGCAATTTCTGATGCTGCATCAGCAGGGGGGGCAGCACTCGCCGCTTGCCGTCCATATTACCGATGCGCTGGGGCTGAAAAACAAGCTTGCACGCAACGTTAATCAGCTTTCCGGCGGCGAATGGCAGCGCGTCAGGCTGGCGGCGGTGATGCTGCAAATTCACCCCGCAGCGAATCCGGACGGGCAGCTGCTGTTGCTCGATGAGCCGATGAACAGCCTCGACGTATCCCAGCAGGCGGCGCTGAACAAAATGTTGGATGAACTCCGCGCCGCAGGCGTGGCTATCGTAATGAGCAGCCACGATCTGAACTACACGCTACGCCATGCCGATCGCGTGTGGCTATTATGCCAGGGGCGATGCATTGCCCGTGGTGAAACTGAAAATGTAATGCAGCCGAAGAATTTAGCCGCAGCATATAATATGCATTTTCAGCGGCTGGACATTGCCGGTCATCAAATGCTCATTTACGATGAAGTCGGCGAAAATTAA